One genomic region from Haloterrigena gelatinilytica encodes:
- a CDS encoding PRC-barrel domain-containing protein: MSDILAENLSGKSVMGSDGTELGLLYNITMDLKSGKLHDLVIDPDDEISPRTVDFDVDDAGRFLVPVNRVQAVKDYIVVQR; this comes from the coding sequence ATGAGCGATATACTCGCTGAAAATCTCTCGGGGAAGTCCGTCATGGGTTCCGACGGCACCGAGCTCGGATTGCTCTATAACATCACCATGGATCTCAAATCCGGCAAGCTCCACGACCTCGTTATCGATCCCGACGACGAGATCTCCCCGCGAACGGTCGACTTCGACGTCGACGACGCGGGCCGATTCCTCGTCCCCGTCAACCGCGTTCAGGCGGTCAAAGACTACATCGTCGTCCAGCGCTAA
- the guaA gene encoding glutamine-hydrolyzing GMP synthase produces the protein MVDTDTFVPEAVAEIGDEIGDENAVIALSGGVDSSVAAALAYEAIGDRLTPVYVDTGLMRKGETDQIRETFDYMESLRIVDAKDRFLEALSGVTDPEEKREIIGEQFIREFEREAKDAEADYLVQGTIYPDRIESEGGIKSHHNVGGLPEVVDFEGIVEPVRDLYKDEVREVARHLGLDEIVAERMPFPGPGLAVRVIGEVTEEKLEVARHACHVVEEELEEYEPWQALAAVIGKATGVKGDNRVHGWVVSVRSVESRDGMTARAQEIDWDTLQRIQSRITGQNDNVARVVYDVTHKPPATIEYE, from the coding sequence ATGGTAGACACAGACACGTTCGTTCCGGAAGCAGTTGCAGAGATCGGTGACGAAATCGGCGACGAAAACGCCGTCATCGCGCTCTCGGGCGGGGTCGACTCGTCGGTCGCCGCCGCCCTGGCCTACGAGGCCATCGGCGACCGGCTCACTCCGGTGTACGTCGACACCGGCCTGATGCGGAAAGGCGAGACCGACCAGATCCGCGAGACCTTCGACTACATGGAGTCGCTGCGGATCGTCGACGCCAAGGATCGGTTCCTCGAGGCCCTCTCGGGCGTCACCGACCCCGAGGAGAAGCGGGAGATCATCGGCGAGCAGTTCATCCGCGAGTTCGAGCGCGAGGCGAAAGACGCCGAGGCCGACTACCTCGTCCAGGGGACGATCTACCCCGACCGCATCGAGAGCGAGGGCGGGATCAAGTCCCACCACAACGTGGGCGGCCTGCCGGAGGTCGTCGACTTCGAGGGGATCGTCGAACCCGTCCGCGACCTCTACAAGGACGAGGTCCGCGAGGTCGCGCGCCACCTCGGGCTCGACGAGATCGTCGCCGAACGGATGCCGTTCCCCGGTCCCGGGCTCGCCGTCCGCGTCATCGGCGAGGTCACCGAGGAGAAACTCGAGGTCGCCCGCCACGCCTGCCACGTCGTCGAGGAGGAACTCGAGGAGTACGAGCCCTGGCAAGCGCTCGCAGCCGTCATCGGCAAGGCGACGGGCGTGAAAGGCGACAACCGCGTGCACGGCTGGGTCGTCTCCGTCCGCTCGGTCGAGTCCCGCGACGGGATGACCGCCCGCGCACAGGAGATCGACTGGGACACCCTCCAGCGCATCCAGTCGCGAATCACCGGCCAGAACGACAACGTCGCTCGCGTCGTCTACGACGTGACCCACAAACCGCCAGCGACAATCGAGTACGAATGA
- a CDS encoding DUF7126 family protein, with translation MSTDAIVAGPDEDDIAAALEAEGATVARLNGVISRPALEEAGIVDADLYVLTDIGQATTIPIVCDLSDDIRTVVYARDTVPEFVKGQLDLALDPQLMDAGIVADELTS, from the coding sequence ATGAGCACGGACGCAATCGTCGCCGGCCCCGACGAGGACGACATCGCCGCCGCCCTCGAGGCTGAGGGGGCCACCGTCGCCCGCCTCAACGGCGTCATCTCCCGGCCCGCCCTCGAGGAGGCCGGGATCGTCGACGCCGATCTGTACGTCCTGACCGACATCGGGCAGGCGACGACGATCCCGATCGTCTGCGACCTCTCGGACGACATTCGAACGGTCGTCTACGCCCGGGACACGGTCCCGGAGTTCGTCAAGGGCCAGCTCGACCTCGCCCTCGACCCGCAGTTGATGGACGCCGGGATCGTCGCCGACGAACTGACCAGCTAG
- a CDS encoding NOB1 family endonuclease, which produces MYVLDSSAFIHDFHTTEQTATIPLVREELEDESAYRYDAMEGSGMHIHIPNDDTTEKVQRAARESGDLDVLSDTDVRLIAASFELDGTLVTDDYAMQNVAEKLNVDVEVIAREGIDEQRHWRYQCQGCGREFDEQKDRCPICGSELARKNPS; this is translated from the coding sequence ATGTACGTTCTCGACTCCTCGGCGTTTATCCACGACTTTCACACGACAGAACAGACTGCAACCATCCCCCTCGTCCGCGAAGAACTCGAGGACGAGAGCGCCTATCGCTACGACGCGATGGAGGGCTCGGGGATGCACATCCACATTCCGAACGACGACACCACCGAGAAAGTCCAGCGCGCGGCCCGCGAATCGGGCGATCTCGACGTCCTCTCCGACACCGACGTTCGGCTCATCGCGGCGAGTTTCGAACTCGACGGGACGCTCGTCACCGACGACTACGCGATGCAAAACGTCGCGGAGAAGTTAAACGTCGACGTCGAAGTGATCGCTCGCGAGGGCATCGACGAACAGCGCCACTGGCGCTACCAGTGTCAGGGCTGCGGTCGCGAGTTCGACGAACAGAAGGACCGCTGCCCGATCTGCGGCTCGGAACTGGCGCGGAAGAACCCCTCGTAA
- the pyrG gene encoding glutamine hydrolyzing CTP synthase has translation MPTESDTHYDPSLGNKFIFVTGGVMSGLGKGITAASTGRLLKNAGFDVTAVKIDPYLNVDAGTMNPYQHGEVYVLEDGGEVDLDLGNYERFLDIDMTSDHNITTGKTYQHVIEQERAGDYLGKTVQIIPHITDDIKRRIREAAEGTDVCIIEVGGTVGDIEGMPYLEALRQFAHEEPEENVLFTHVTLVPYSKNGEQKTKPTQHSVKEVRSIGLQPDIIVGRCEDRLDPETKEKIALFCDIPTEAVFSNPDVEDVYHVPLMVEEEGLDQYVLEHFGLADEALPAGERANEWREIVTTEKDGEVDIALVGKYDLEDAYMSIHESLKHAGFEVGVDVERHWVPADELADGHDGQLEGMDGIIVPGGFGMRGSEGKIEAVRYARENDIPFLGLCLGFQMAVVEYARNVLGLEDAHSAEMVEDTPHPVIDILPEQYEVEDMGGTMRLGEHTTVIEPETLAYDLYGDTSCSERHRHRYEVNPEYFDAFEDEPLVFSGTAGNRMEILELETHPYFVGTQFHPEYTSRPGQPSPPFLGLVEAVLEQSDAAGTEPADADADTDTDAETEVTH, from the coding sequence ATGCCGACGGAATCGGACACTCATTATGACCCCTCGCTGGGGAACAAGTTCATCTTCGTCACCGGCGGCGTCATGTCGGGGCTCGGCAAGGGGATTACGGCCGCGAGCACCGGCCGTCTCCTCAAAAACGCCGGGTTCGACGTCACCGCGGTGAAGATCGATCCGTACCTGAACGTCGACGCGGGGACGATGAACCCCTACCAACACGGGGAGGTGTACGTCCTCGAGGACGGCGGCGAGGTCGACCTCGATCTGGGGAACTACGAACGGTTCCTCGACATCGACATGACCTCGGACCACAACATCACCACGGGGAAGACCTACCAGCACGTCATCGAGCAGGAGCGCGCCGGCGACTATCTGGGCAAGACGGTCCAGATCATCCCCCACATCACCGACGACATCAAGCGTCGCATCCGAGAGGCCGCGGAAGGCACCGACGTCTGTATCATCGAAGTCGGCGGTACCGTGGGGGACATCGAGGGGATGCCCTACCTCGAGGCGCTGCGCCAGTTCGCCCACGAGGAACCCGAGGAGAACGTCCTCTTCACCCACGTCACGCTCGTCCCGTACTCGAAGAACGGCGAGCAGAAGACCAAGCCGACCCAGCACTCGGTCAAGGAGGTCCGCTCGATCGGCCTCCAGCCCGACATCATCGTCGGCCGCTGCGAGGACCGACTCGACCCCGAGACCAAGGAGAAGATCGCGCTGTTCTGTGACATTCCGACGGAAGCCGTCTTCTCCAATCCCGACGTCGAGGACGTCTACCACGTCCCACTGATGGTCGAAGAGGAGGGCTTAGACCAGTACGTCCTCGAGCACTTCGGGCTGGCCGACGAGGCCCTGCCCGCGGGCGAGCGGGCCAACGAGTGGCGGGAGATCGTCACCACCGAGAAGGACGGCGAGGTCGACATCGCGCTGGTCGGCAAGTACGACCTCGAGGACGCGTACATGTCGATCCACGAGTCGCTGAAACACGCCGGCTTCGAGGTCGGCGTCGACGTCGAGCGCCACTGGGTCCCGGCCGACGAACTGGCCGACGGCCACGACGGCCAACTCGAGGGCATGGACGGAATCATCGTCCCCGGCGGCTTCGGAATGCGGGGCTCCGAGGGCAAGATCGAGGCCGTTCGCTACGCCCGCGAGAACGATATCCCGTTCCTCGGACTCTGTCTGGGCTTCCAGATGGCCGTCGTCGAGTACGCCCGGAACGTGCTGGGCCTCGAGGACGCCCACTCCGCCGAGATGGTCGAGGACACGCCCCACCCGGTCATCGACATTCTGCCGGAGCAGTACGAGGTCGAGGACATGGGCGGGACGATGCGACTCGGCGAGCACACGACCGTCATCGAACCCGAGACGCTCGCCTACGACCTCTACGGCGACACCTCGTGTTCGGAGCGACACCGCCACCGCTACGAGGTCAACCCCGAGTACTTCGACGCCTTCGAGGACGAGCCGCTCGTCTTCTCCGGCACCGCGGGCAACCGGATGGAGATCCTCGAACTCGAGACCCACCCCTACTTCGTCGGGACGCAGTTCCACCCCGAGTACACGTCCCGTCCCGGCCAGCCGAGCCCGCCGTTCCTGGGACTGGTCGAGGCCGTCCTCGAACAGTCCGACGCAGCGGGGACCGAGCCTGCAGACGCGGATGCTGACACCGACACCGACGCGGAAACGGAGGTTACCCACTGA
- a CDS encoding CPBP family intramembrane glutamic endopeptidase, translating into MSDLTRTADGDGDAGSAASDVVPTVGTVLSAVVLAALVLPVRRGVDAPAVWLAAVGALVATGAFVGRRHGLLERRVAGAAAAAGSLLVVVLSGYAITQGVLGSVVVPGLEGAVSSLFVALVAAIGAVGVGIADRGGVSGPGLYRRLARTVEMCVLAVVGLFSLSIATVFLSLPVTVLVGEPTPLQQSLVEYPAYAVGLGGVAAGYLAYRGRDRSFIDLERPTLRTVGWIVLGLVLLFAANIGISQVMTALGIDASDHTTTQRLAENPELAMVAVPSMLLFVGPFEELFYRNVIQKSLYEHFSRAGAVLVGSLVFMIVHLFAYATAGPGAMLASLALVFALGLILGTIYERTDNLLVPALVHGCYNALLFVEYLV; encoded by the coding sequence ATGAGCGATCTCACCCGGACCGCCGACGGCGACGGTGACGCCGGCTCGGCCGCGTCCGACGTCGTCCCGACCGTCGGAACCGTCCTCTCGGCCGTCGTTCTCGCCGCGCTCGTGCTGCCGGTCCGCCGCGGCGTCGACGCCCCCGCGGTCTGGCTCGCGGCGGTCGGCGCCCTCGTCGCCACGGGCGCGTTCGTCGGTCGCCGCCACGGCCTGCTCGAGCGGCGCGTCGCCGGGGCGGCCGCCGCCGCCGGGAGCCTCCTCGTCGTCGTCCTGTCGGGGTACGCGATCACCCAGGGCGTCCTGGGATCGGTCGTCGTCCCGGGCCTCGAGGGGGCGGTCTCGTCGCTGTTCGTCGCCCTGGTCGCCGCGATCGGCGCGGTCGGCGTCGGTATCGCCGACCGCGGCGGCGTCTCGGGTCCGGGGTTGTACCGCCGGCTCGCGCGGACGGTCGAGATGTGCGTACTCGCCGTCGTCGGTCTGTTCAGCCTCTCGATCGCGACGGTGTTCCTCTCGCTGCCGGTGACCGTCCTCGTCGGCGAACCCACGCCGCTCCAGCAGTCGCTGGTCGAGTACCCCGCCTACGCGGTCGGCCTCGGCGGGGTCGCGGCGGGCTACCTGGCCTACCGCGGCCGCGACCGGTCGTTCATCGACCTCGAGCGGCCGACGCTCCGGACGGTCGGCTGGATCGTCCTCGGTCTCGTCCTGCTCTTTGCAGCGAACATCGGGATTTCGCAGGTCATGACGGCGCTCGGCATCGACGCCTCGGACCACACCACGACCCAGCGGCTGGCCGAGAACCCCGAACTGGCGATGGTCGCCGTCCCGTCGATGCTCCTGTTCGTCGGGCCGTTCGAGGAGCTGTTCTACCGGAACGTGATCCAGAAGAGCCTCTACGAACACTTCTCCCGCGCCGGCGCCGTCCTCGTCGGGAGCCTCGTCTTCATGATCGTCCACCTGTTCGCGTACGCGACCGCGGGACCGGGCGCGATGCTCGCGAGCCTCGCGCTGGTGTTCGCGCTCGGGTTGATCCTCGGGACGATCTACGAACGGACGGACAACCTGCTGGTGCCCGCGCTGGTCCACGGCTGTTACAACGCGTTGCTGTTCGTCGAATATCTCGTGTGA
- the infB gene encoding translation initiation factor IF-2, with product MSNTDTHDPTSLRTPIVAVLGHVDHGKTSLLDKIRGSAVIEGEAGAITQHIGATAVPLDIISSIAGDLVDPDDFDLPGLLFIDTPGHHSFTTLRSRGGALADIAILVVDVNDGFQPQTLEALDILKRSQTPFIVAANKIDTVPGWDPNEDAPINDTYESQSDRVRQRLDESLYEIIGNLSDEGFSADLYWRVQNFQRNVGVVPVSAMTGEGVPDLLTVMMGLSQRYMKEEMEIDVSGPGVGTVLEVKEEKGFGKTVDIVLYDGTIKEDDTIVVGGQNDPIVTEVRALLQPRPLAEIRTESRFENVDEVGAAAGIKVAAPELGDAMAGAPVRVVRDRDLDEVIEEVQAELASIAVDTAEEGVVVKADTLGSLEAMADALDEAEVPIVRAEVGDVAPRDISVASTAEDPKQQVILGFNVDVLSDAEHRAETDDVTIFTDEVIYQLVEEYDEYVEGIEQAQQDTILENISRPARFRILPDHTFRQNDPAVVGVEVNSGTVQNNATVVKFEGNEPERVGQIKGIQEQGEDVDEARAGNRVSVAIDGPTVGRQIEEDDELWIQIPEKHAKILEQELADEIPADELEALNMYLDKQRSRDPFWGK from the coding sequence ATGTCGAATACGGATACGCACGACCCCACATCTCTCAGAACTCCGATCGTGGCCGTCCTCGGCCACGTCGATCACGGCAAGACCAGTCTCCTCGACAAAATACGCGGCTCCGCGGTGATCGAGGGCGAAGCGGGCGCCATCACCCAGCACATCGGCGCGACGGCCGTCCCGCTCGACATCATCTCCTCGATCGCGGGCGACCTCGTCGATCCCGACGACTTCGACCTGCCCGGCCTGCTCTTTATCGACACGCCGGGCCACCACTCCTTTACGACGCTGCGCTCGCGGGGCGGCGCGCTCGCTGACATCGCCATCCTCGTCGTCGACGTTAACGACGGCTTCCAGCCCCAGACGCTCGAGGCGCTGGACATCCTCAAGCGCTCCCAGACGCCCTTCATCGTCGCGGCGAACAAGATCGACACCGTCCCCGGCTGGGACCCCAACGAGGACGCGCCGATCAACGACACCTACGAGTCCCAGTCCGACCGCGTCCGCCAGCGACTCGACGAGAGCCTCTACGAGATCATCGGCAATCTGAGCGACGAGGGGTTCTCCGCCGACCTCTACTGGCGCGTCCAAAACTTCCAGCGCAACGTCGGCGTCGTCCCCGTCTCGGCGATGACCGGCGAGGGCGTCCCGGACCTGCTGACCGTGATGATGGGCCTCTCCCAGCGCTATATGAAAGAGGAGATGGAGATCGACGTCTCCGGCCCCGGCGTCGGCACCGTCCTCGAGGTCAAAGAGGAGAAGGGGTTCGGGAAGACGGTCGACATCGTCCTCTACGACGGGACGATCAAGGAAGACGACACGATCGTCGTCGGCGGACAGAACGACCCGATCGTCACCGAGGTCCGCGCGCTGCTCCAGCCCCGACCGCTCGCGGAGATCCGAACCGAGAGCCGCTTCGAGAACGTCGACGAGGTCGGCGCCGCGGCCGGCATCAAGGTCGCCGCGCCTGAACTCGGCGACGCGATGGCCGGCGCGCCCGTCCGGGTCGTCCGCGATCGGGACCTCGACGAGGTCATCGAGGAAGTGCAGGCCGAACTCGCCTCGATCGCGGTCGACACCGCCGAAGAGGGCGTCGTCGTCAAGGCCGACACGCTGGGAAGCCTCGAGGCCATGGCCGACGCCTTAGACGAGGCGGAGGTGCCGATCGTCCGCGCGGAGGTCGGCGACGTCGCGCCGCGTGACATCTCGGTCGCGTCGACGGCCGAGGATCCGAAACAGCAGGTCATCCTCGGGTTCAACGTCGACGTCCTCTCCGACGCCGAGCACCGCGCCGAGACCGACGACGTGACGATCTTCACCGACGAGGTCATCTACCAGCTCGTCGAGGAGTACGACGAGTACGTCGAGGGGATCGAACAGGCCCAGCAGGACACCATCCTCGAGAACATCTCGCGGCCCGCCCGCTTTCGCATCCTGCCGGACCACACGTTCCGCCAGAACGATCCCGCGGTCGTCGGCGTCGAGGTCAACTCCGGGACCGTCCAGAACAACGCCACCGTCGTGAAGTTCGAGGGCAACGAGCCCGAACGCGTCGGCCAGATCAAGGGCATTCAGGAGCAGGGCGAGGACGTCGACGAAGCCCGGGCCGGCAACCGGGTCTCCGTCGCCATCGACGGTCCGACCGTCGGCCGCCAGATCGAGGAGGACGACGAGCTCTGGATTCAGATCCCCGAGAAACACGCGAAAATCTTAGAGCAGGAACTCGCCGACGAGATCCCCGCAGACGAACTCGAGGCGCTGAACATGTACCTCGACAAGCAGCGCAGCCGGGATCCGTTCTGGGGCAAGTAG
- a CDS encoding PH domain-containing protein — protein MASHERRPALEFDEPDTGFQAGFGFYVGLVAAGVAASAGLLAGASTATLLGILPSTVTAVAIAGHILTRRARGLPERIGRSRWRRLACYAPPIAFAATLAAPLVTSIEATGRFVALMLVVTLVTGVTAYGVDRMARNRYIDALTADEPTAVWTWRRTGLTAGGIVFGACLVITIGGGLYSTIAWGLSVGPFMVFYGLIFLLQWYGIGGDWHNFDQNEQATPPTIRAHEAGLVVERSVSSTFVPWDDVADVRLTDDELVFERRWLDLRCDRAAIDDPEATFEGIQRARGRADATRQPNLAD, from the coding sequence GTGGCGTCTCACGAACGACGACCCGCCCTCGAGTTCGACGAGCCGGACACCGGCTTTCAGGCCGGATTCGGATTCTACGTCGGTCTCGTCGCGGCCGGCGTCGCGGCGAGCGCGGGACTTCTGGCCGGAGCCTCCACCGCGACGCTGCTCGGCATCCTGCCGTCGACGGTGACGGCGGTCGCGATCGCCGGCCACATCCTCACGAGGCGGGCCCGCGGCCTGCCCGAGCGGATCGGTCGGAGCCGGTGGCGCCGACTGGCCTGCTACGCGCCGCCGATCGCGTTCGCGGCGACGCTGGCCGCCCCCCTCGTCACGTCGATCGAGGCGACCGGCCGGTTCGTCGCCCTGATGCTCGTCGTGACGCTCGTCACCGGCGTCACGGCGTACGGCGTCGATCGGATGGCCCGCAATCGGTACATCGACGCGCTCACCGCCGACGAGCCGACCGCGGTCTGGACGTGGCGACGGACCGGCCTCACCGCCGGCGGAATCGTGTTCGGCGCCTGTCTGGTGATCACGATCGGCGGCGGCCTCTACAGCACGATCGCGTGGGGGCTGAGCGTCGGTCCGTTCATGGTCTTCTACGGGCTCATCTTTCTCCTCCAGTGGTACGGTATCGGTGGCGACTGGCACAATTTCGACCAGAACGAACAGGCGACTCCGCCGACGATCCGCGCCCACGAGGCCGGACTCGTCGTCGAGCGATCCGTCTCGAGCACGTTCGTCCCGTGGGACGACGTCGCGGACGTGCGGCTGACCGACGACGAACTCGTCTTCGAGCGCCGGTGGCTCGACCTGCGCTGTGACCGCGCGGCGATCGACGACCCCGAGGCGACCTTCGAGGGAATCCAACGCGCCCGCGGGCGAGCGGACGCGACGCGGCAACCGAATCTCGCGGATTGA
- a CDS encoding cyclophilin-like family protein gives MTDLTVTVGDRTLAAAWTDDAPETRAALEGVLPVAGDAVRWGDELYVDVSLDVPPENAREVVPEGAIAYWPAGEKLCLFWGETPASRARSERSEDLDMASGDDGTASQNGEPRAAAPVTVVARVEDCAALVDLEGGARLRLERAA, from the coding sequence ATGACCGACCTCACCGTTACCGTCGGCGACCGAACGCTCGCGGCCGCCTGGACCGACGACGCTCCTGAAACGCGGGCCGCGCTCGAGGGGGTCCTGCCGGTCGCCGGCGACGCCGTCCGCTGGGGCGACGAGTTGTACGTCGACGTCTCGCTCGACGTACCGCCCGAAAACGCCCGCGAGGTCGTCCCCGAGGGCGCCATCGCGTACTGGCCGGCCGGCGAGAAACTGTGTTTGTTTTGGGGCGAGACGCCCGCGAGCCGTGCGAGGTCTGAGCGGAGCGAAGACCTCGATATGGCGAGCGGTGACGACGGAACCGCGAGCCAGAACGGCGAACCGCGCGCCGCCGCGCCCGTTACCGTCGTCGCTCGAGTCGAGGACTGCGCCGCGCTGGTCGATCTCGAGGGCGGGGCGCGACTGCGACTCGAGCGCGCGGCGTGA
- a CDS encoding 5-formyltetrahydrofolate cyclo-ligase translates to MGDSDTADAADGVDKETIRQRVWDDLEESGEARFPFPPHGRIPNFAGADDAAERLAEQPEWRDATTIKANPDAPQLPVRRAALRAGKTVYMAVPRLADEKCFLKLDPDVLADYDAATTVSGSSKHGERVGPDAVEEIDLIVSGSVAVTDDGGRIGKGEGYSDLEYAILRGLGLVDDSTAVATTVHERQLVDDPVAIGDHDVAMDLVVTPERTIRPESRAQPSGIDWDLLDEGRLEEIPVLRRLQSS, encoded by the coding sequence ATGGGCGATTCGGACACCGCCGACGCCGCCGACGGCGTCGACAAGGAGACGATCCGCCAGCGCGTCTGGGACGACCTCGAGGAGAGCGGCGAGGCGCGGTTCCCCTTTCCGCCCCACGGCCGGATTCCGAACTTCGCGGGCGCGGACGACGCCGCCGAGCGACTGGCCGAACAGCCGGAGTGGCGCGACGCGACGACGATCAAGGCCAACCCCGACGCGCCCCAGTTGCCCGTCCGGCGGGCGGCGTTGCGCGCGGGAAAGACCGTCTACATGGCCGTTCCGCGACTCGCCGACGAAAAGTGTTTCCTGAAACTCGACCCCGACGTACTCGCGGACTACGACGCGGCGACGACGGTTTCGGGGTCCTCGAAACACGGCGAGCGGGTCGGCCCCGACGCGGTCGAGGAGATCGATCTGATCGTCTCGGGCAGCGTGGCGGTCACCGACGACGGCGGGCGGATCGGCAAGGGGGAAGGCTACAGCGACCTCGAGTACGCCATCCTACGAGGGCTGGGCCTCGTCGACGACTCGACGGCGGTCGCGACGACGGTTCACGAACGGCAACTCGTCGACGACCCCGTCGCGATCGGGGACCACGACGTCGCGATGGACCTCGTCGTCACGCCCGAACGGACGATCCGCCCCGAAAGCCGCGCGCAGCCGTCCGGGATCGACTGGGACCTGCTCGACGAGGGCCGTCTCGAGGAGATTCCGGTCCTCCGGCGGTTGCAGTCGTCGTAA